The Brenneria rubrifaciens genome has a window encoding:
- the cpaB gene encoding Flp pilus assembly protein CpaB: MQVRIAAAVLPEGLLLREGDLGWKAYAENDVPKGALIEGSAEANLNGALVRKQMNKGALILASDVIRPDAPGFLAAALKPGMRAVSVPVDDVSGNAGLIQPGDFVDIILTQRMRQAENNHNGNAPLVVSETVVERVRIIAVGSSIQRQTEENGTAIRANTVTIEVAPRAAEAVTVAAQLGSLSMALRSFAVDDRDALNRDNPQYATASVVAWDNTVGKENRPIWGGDVSRALGNTVSKPLEEKATPLKPRQVIIMRGSQRQEQEFGTYAR, translated from the coding sequence GTGCAGGTGCGGATCGCCGCTGCGGTATTGCCGGAAGGATTGCTGCTGCGCGAGGGTGATCTGGGCTGGAAAGCCTACGCGGAAAACGACGTCCCGAAAGGGGCGCTGATTGAAGGTAGCGCCGAAGCCAACCTTAACGGTGCGCTGGTACGCAAACAGATGAATAAAGGGGCGCTAATTCTGGCGAGTGATGTGATCCGCCCGGATGCGCCTGGTTTTCTTGCTGCGGCGCTAAAGCCGGGGATGCGTGCGGTTTCCGTGCCGGTGGATGACGTTTCTGGTAATGCGGGGCTGATTCAGCCGGGTGATTTTGTCGATATCATCCTTACTCAGCGGATGCGGCAGGCGGAGAACAATCATAACGGTAACGCACCGTTGGTAGTGAGTGAAACGGTTGTCGAACGAGTACGCATTATTGCCGTGGGTTCCAGTATACAGCGTCAAACGGAGGAGAATGGCACAGCTATTCGCGCCAATACGGTCACCATTGAGGTGGCGCCCCGTGCGGCGGAAGCGGTGACCGTGGCGGCGCAACTGGGCAGCTTATCAATGGCGTTGCGCAGTTTTGCGGTGGACGATCGGGATGCGCTCAATCGTGATAATCCGCAATATGCAACGGCATCGGTTGTGGCGTGGGACAACACAGTCGGGAAAGAAAACCGGCCTATATGGGGCGGCGATGTCTCCCGTGCATTGGGGAATACCGTCTCGAAGCCATTAGAAGAGAAGGCGACCCCGCTTAAGCCACGCCAGGTGATCATTATGCGGGGCAGTCAACGTCAGGAACAGGAGTTTGGCACCTATGCTCGCTAG
- a CDS encoding type II and III secretion system protein family protein, giving the protein MLASISLRTLIFTLALSALSLTMAARAQTPLAETPQEETPLAQTQREETPPAQTSQEETPLAQTQREETPLAQTSQEETPLAQTQRQETPPAQTSQEETPLAQIQREETPPAQTSQEETPLAQIQREETPQTQTSQEETPLAQIQREETPQTQTSQEETPLAQIQREETPQTQTSQEETPLAQTQREETPQTQTSQEETPLAQTQREETPQAQTSQEETPLAQIQREETSQAQTSQEETPLAQTQREETSQEETPLAQIQREETPLMQTLLAKTPLVQTPLAKAPLVQTPMARAPLVQTPMARAPLVQTPLARAPLVQTPLARAPLVQRPLALSVGAGKLINVAAEMTTVFVADPEIADVQSPAEGAVLVLGKRVGTTSLYVLDAAGKPLLQRTVVVRHNLGEVQSSLRQRFPKLRLGLTSAPGSIMVAGQVPNAETAEAIVQTISPYLTEKEQLLNQLTIASPVQVHLRVRVTEVSRSVIQQLGVNWEVMSSPGNFMLGLGGIRDFTSGSGTGTTYTRAPGAYGIVGGFKTGNTSIETMIDALDQEGLVSILAEPNLTAVSGQTASFLAGGEFPVPIKQESDSMSVEFKPFGVALDFTPTVLGDDRISLKVRPEISEIDPNNSIVMDGLTIPGVSVRRVETTVELASGQSFAIGGLLQNNVSDMLSKVPGLGSVPVLGKLFSSSNFQNNKSELVVIVTPYLVRPAAASQLATPLDSMRANTDIEFIVNKKLGYDPLLNEVPRLTGSAGFVY; this is encoded by the coding sequence ATGCTCGCTAGTATTTCATTGCGCACTTTGATATTTACGCTGGCGTTGTCCGCTTTATCGCTGACCATGGCGGCCAGGGCGCAGACACCGCTGGCGGAGACACCGCAGGAGGAAACGCCGCTGGCGCAAACCCAGCGTGAAGAGACGCCTCCGGCGCAGACTTCTCAGGAGGAAACGCCGCTGGCGCAGACCCAGCGTGAAGAGACGCCGCTAGCGCAGACGTCGCAGGAGGAAACGCCGCTGGCGCAAACCCAGCGTCAAGAGACGCCTCCGGCGCAGACGTCGCAGGAGGAAACGCCGCTGGCGCAGATCCAGCGTGAAGAGACGCCTCCGGCGCAGACGTCGCAGGAGGAAACGCCGCTGGCGCAGATCCAGCGTGAAGAGACGCCGCAGACGCAGACGTCGCAGGAGGAAACGCCGCTGGCGCAGATCCAGCGTGAAGAGACGCCGCAGACGCAGACGTCGCAGGAGGAAACGCCGCTGGCGCAAATCCAGCGTGAAGAGACGCCGCAGACGCAGACGTCGCAGGAGGAAACGCCGCTGGCGCAGACCCAGCGTGAAGAGACGCCGCAGACGCAGACGTCGCAGGAGGAAACGCCGCTGGCGCAGACCCAGCGTGAAGAGACGCCGCAGGCGCAGACGTCGCAGGAGGAAACGCCGCTGGCGCAGATCCAGCGTGAAGAGACATCGCAGGCGCAGACGTCGCAGGAGGAAACGCCGCTGGCGCAGACCCAGCGTGAAGAGACGTCGCAGGAGGAAACGCCGCTGGCGCAGATCCAGCGTGAAGAAACACCGCTTATGCAGACACTGTTGGCGAAAACACCGCTGGTGCAGACGCCGCTGGCGAAGGCACCGTTGGTGCAGACGCCGATGGCGAGGGCACCGCTGGTGCAGACGCCGATGGCGAGGGCACCGCTGGTGCAGACGCCGCTGGCGAGGGCACCGCTGGTGCAGACGCCGCTGGCGAGGGCACCGCTGGTGCAGAGACCGCTGGCGCTGTCTGTCGGCGCTGGGAAGTTAATCAATGTCGCCGCTGAGATGACGACGGTATTTGTTGCGGACCCGGAGATAGCCGATGTGCAGTCGCCGGCTGAGGGGGCGGTGCTGGTGTTGGGGAAACGGGTAGGCACTACATCGCTGTACGTGCTGGATGCAGCGGGCAAACCGCTGCTACAGCGCACGGTGGTGGTTCGCCATAATCTGGGTGAGGTGCAAAGCTCATTACGCCAGCGTTTTCCGAAACTGCGTCTGGGGCTGACGTCGGCGCCTGGCTCGATTATGGTGGCGGGTCAGGTTCCCAACGCCGAAACCGCCGAAGCGATTGTCCAGACGATTAGTCCTTATCTGACGGAAAAGGAGCAATTACTCAACCAGTTGACGATCGCCAGCCCGGTGCAGGTGCATCTGCGGGTGCGGGTGACGGAAGTTTCGCGCTCGGTCATACAGCAACTGGGGGTGAACTGGGAAGTTATGTCCAGTCCGGGAAACTTTATGCTTGGGTTGGGCGGCATACGTGATTTTACATCCGGCTCGGGCACGGGGACCACTTATACCAGGGCGCCCGGCGCGTATGGCATCGTAGGTGGGTTCAAGACGGGCAACACGTCGATTGAAACCATGATTGACGCGCTGGATCAAGAAGGACTGGTCAGTATTCTGGCTGAACCCAATTTGACCGCGGTGTCCGGTCAGACCGCCAGCTTTCTGGCGGGCGGGGAGTTTCCGGTGCCAATCAAACAGGAATCGGATTCGATGAGCGTCGAGTTCAAACCATTCGGCGTTGCGCTTGATTTTACCCCCACGGTGCTGGGCGACGACCGCATCAGCCTCAAAGTCCGGCCTGAGATCAGCGAGATCGACCCTAATAACAGCATCGTGATGGACGGGCTGACGATCCCCGGTGTTTCTGTGCGGCGCGTCGAAACCACCGTCGAGCTTGCGAGCGGCCAGAGCTTCGCTATCGGCGGGTTGTTACAGAACAACGTCAGCGACATGCTCTCAAAAGTCCCCGGGCTGGGCTCGGTGCCTGTGTTGGGAAAACTGTTTTCTTCTTCAAATTTTCAAAACAATAAAAGCGAACTGGTGGTGATTGTCACGCCGTATCTGGTGCGGCCCGCCGCTGCCAGTCAACTGGCTACCCCGCTGGACAGCATGCGGGCCAATACCGATATCGAGTTTATTGTGAATAAAAAGCTCGGTTATGACCCGTTGCTAAATGAAGTGCCCCGGCTGACCGGGTCGGCAGGTTTTGTTTATTAG
- a CDS encoding CpaD family pilus assembly lipoprotein has product MTISTEPRRSLALLVIIGAAMLLAGCASWQRDDDGMPDVSSITLHQRGGRWVAVPPDCYKLLQPGYHWSLEGRKQVAFGCATYTNLAISLARPQDLSRPRVYSGMQADAAALAITRYRQNKVEPLRQTESTSKTGE; this is encoded by the coding sequence ATGACTATTTCCACCGAGCCGCGCCGCAGTCTCGCTTTACTGGTCATCATTGGCGCGGCCATGCTGTTGGCGGGCTGTGCTTCATGGCAACGGGATGACGATGGTATGCCGGATGTTTCATCAATAACGTTGCATCAGCGCGGCGGACGCTGGGTTGCGGTTCCGCCAGACTGCTACAAATTACTGCAACCTGGCTACCACTGGAGCCTTGAAGGACGCAAGCAGGTAGCGTTTGGCTGCGCTACCTATACCAATCTGGCGATCAGTCTGGCGCGGCCACAGGATTTATCCCGACCGCGTGTTTATAGCGGTATGCAAGCGGACGCGGCGGCTTTGGCGATAACGCGCTATCGGCAGAATAAGGTCGAGCCGCTACGACAGACCGAGTCGACTTCGAAAACAGGTGAATAA
- a CDS encoding AAA family ATPase yields the protein MSVLGEKDRSEQRTVNFAAFVQDASSKEEITRFLKASTLTDSRVERGNIDDVIAWLKKTGRSPQRLLVDISGSSGPLDELDRLANACEPSVQVYVVGDRNDVGLYRNLLQRGVQDYLVKPLGAELLRRTLESDGTNSVRQRRLGKVITVVGTRGGVGTTSVATHLARELAVGGAHRRVVYIDLDFYGGSGTSMLGLAGGSALLEILGNVNRLDPQYLERTLSTVDNRLYALGAELDYMDDYKQAEGALEALLATLSQHFHYVVLDIPLRGGELASEAFSHASLACVVTDRSVYSARSLVRLVRHIEAHPNPATVYNIVNQPQPLNRNKANIDDFVKAVDLPVAVEIGYDAQSLSLAENLAEALPERSEFAQGIKQLANILTGEVQSGQQASWLQKLLMKGSA from the coding sequence ATGAGCGTACTGGGTGAGAAAGATCGTAGCGAACAGCGTACGGTAAACTTCGCTGCATTTGTTCAAGATGCGAGCAGTAAAGAGGAAATAACACGTTTCCTGAAGGCGAGCACCCTAACTGATAGCCGGGTCGAGCGCGGTAATATCGATGATGTGATCGCCTGGCTGAAAAAAACAGGCCGTTCACCACAGCGATTGCTGGTGGATATCTCGGGCTCCAGCGGACCGCTGGATGAGCTGGATCGGCTCGCCAATGCCTGTGAACCATCGGTACAGGTCTATGTGGTGGGGGATCGCAACGATGTCGGGCTGTATCGCAATTTGCTGCAACGCGGAGTGCAAGACTATCTGGTGAAGCCGCTGGGCGCCGAATTACTGCGCCGTACGCTGGAATCGGATGGCACTAATAGCGTGCGCCAGCGGCGTCTTGGCAAAGTTATCACGGTGGTTGGCACGCGTGGTGGGGTCGGCACCACCAGCGTGGCGACGCATCTGGCCAGAGAGCTTGCTGTTGGCGGTGCGCATCGACGCGTTGTGTATATCGATCTCGATTTTTATGGCGGCAGCGGCACCAGTATGCTGGGGCTGGCGGGCGGGAGCGCCCTGCTTGAAATTCTGGGGAATGTAAACCGTCTGGACCCGCAGTATCTGGAGCGTACGCTGTCTACGGTGGACAACAGGCTGTATGCCCTGGGTGCTGAACTGGATTATATGGACGACTATAAGCAGGCGGAAGGCGCGCTGGAGGCGCTACTGGCGACGCTCAGTCAGCATTTCCACTATGTGGTGTTGGATATTCCCCTGCGTGGCGGCGAGCTGGCTTCCGAAGCATTTTCTCATGCCAGCCTCGCCTGCGTGGTGACGGATCGGTCGGTTTATTCGGCCAGATCGCTGGTCAGGCTGGTGCGTCATATCGAGGCGCACCCCAATCCGGCGACGGTGTATAACATCGTCAATCAACCACAGCCATTGAACCGTAATAAAGCCAATATAGATGATTTCGTCAAAGCGGTAGATCTGCCTGTTGCGGTGGAAATCGGCTATGACGCCCAATCGTTGTCGCTGGCGGAAAATTTGGCAGAGGCGCTGCCGGAGCGAAGTGAGTTTGCGCAGGGCATAAAACAGCTTGCCAATATCCTGACGGGTGAAGTTCAGAGCGGGCAGCAGGCCTCGTGGTTGCAGAAGTTGTTAATGAAGGGGTCAGCATGA